ATCTCAAGTTAGTAAAGTGTTCAAGTGTTGAATCGCGCTTCACATTTAACAGAAAATATTCacaaaacatatatacacatattccTTACTCAAAATCACTAAGATCTAATACTTATACACAAGATTTAGGATCAAAGTACAAAAATCTCCAATTTATACCCACATGAACCCTAAAACTTAATTACCATCTTCACTAGTTCTTAATCTAATTCATAGCAAAATTAAATCATATACATCAAACAAGTACCAAAAACACTTTTCACAATTTTAGGATAAAATCCTAGATCATGATTTTAACATGTTTCAATCATAACAAacataaatatatcatatataccTCACATACAAATTGTAACAATTATCAATCTGATAAATAAACATTATACATGAAGATTCAAGTGACTAGTTCCTATTTCAGACAAATATCACAAAACCCTTAAAATTTTGTAAAGTCAATTTAATAGAAATCGTACCTTGATTCAGATTGCTAATTCACAAGAATAGCCAAGCACGTATTTTCTtccttagtaataataatcttatagaTCAGAGTATAAAATTAAGGGTGTTAATATGTGTGTGGTTCTAATTAGTATAAGAAGCAAGAGACCAAATTAAGTTGGTTGGTCCCTGTGTGTCGCATATGTGTGTGATTATTTTCCTAAGCTGGAAAATGATGTCAAATGAAAACACAATTATTTAGTCTCTATTTTATTTAATATGATAAGATCAACCATAAGCATCCACGTATATGTATGTATAGTTTGCTGACAAAAATTAACATCAAATCAAATTAAAGCAAGGGTTGAGTCATGCAATTTTAATAGGAAACTAAACCATAAGATTACACGTGTACTTTTGTAAGACTTAGTCATTTTATTCAATTAACACATGTATTATATTCGTAATCTAAAACACAGTGTACCTCATTAAGCAATCATAACGAGGTCCAAATCACACAAACAAATATTTTCTGTGATCATCGTCACGAGCACATTCTTACGCTCACATAAtaaattatcaactcataatttattatttcactccttataattaaatcatataaattactcataatttaaatatcgtatttaaattataataataaaaataacacaatatACCTATTTCATCCAGGCCCATAACTAGGCTGTCACAGTAGCTGACAAAAGCTAGCCTCACATTAACCAAGGAAACAATTTTCTTTGTGATTGAATACTCAATAAACCAAGTCAACAAACCTGGCTTatttaggccactccctatcgtaactaaactattcatcctcttaacctttcacatcagcgccacatcaacactaatatcctataactaactcataactaaacactccctatcatggctaaaacaatactcctcttaatatacaacgtacaagcaataaagcatcaagtccaacaataaaaagccaccgggacccacaattcctataactaactaAACACATCCGTTATATCCATGGTGAGTGCGGGTAACTAATGCGGGTAACTAAAccgtgcctatggttcattacgggtaactacgggtaatgagcgggtaatgacgGATAACTAACCCATAGGAAGTGGTCTTATAAATACTCATGACTTTTCACCATTATTTGGATTCGGATTGTTCGATGCCAAAACACCAACGAAAAATGTGAagcctaataatgataatcattctAACCCAACAAATACCATTGATCCAATAAACAAACCTTTATCCCCAACTGATATTATCAATGGAGCAATCAAACCAAACCAAAATCCCAGACCTTCTCTACCCATCGTAATTCAATCTAAAGATTCACCCACGAATTCACACTTTGAGAAAGCCTTGATCAAACCTTCTAATATATTTAGTGATCCATCGTTAACCAAAATCATGTTGAAGcaaaaaacaaaagaaaagagATTGATAGACTTAAGTTTTAAACGGGTAGCACGTGACAATATAATCTCAAAAACAACAATCGAACACAAGAAGGTCAAAAAGTGAGCAGGAACCAGCAATTGGCAAGGAAAATCAAAGATTCTACATGTTAAACATTTGACAAGAAGTATTAGAAAAAACCATAAGTcacaatcaatcaaaatcaatggtCTTGCATCCAAGACAAGCGGTAGCAATTAATTTTTCAAAAATcaaaaaaatgtgtgtgtgtgagagagaaaagGTGAGGAGAGAGAAACAAAATTCTGAGATTGAGGCACATGGGGTACGTTCGACGGAGCAGAGAGATCGTGGTGAGGGTAATCTTAGGGGTCCGATTAACGCAAGGTTCTTCGGTGTACGACTAACATCATTTATGTTCTTTAATTTCGGTGACAACTGGAGCATTTTCGACCTCTGGCGGACCTTCAAGCAATTCGGTGACCTGGGTTGAAGGTTCTGTTTGGGTGCCTAAGGTATCAAATAAGGCTGAATCTATTCTGGGGGATGATTTTCCGGCGCTAAAGGAGGTATATGGAAACACGAGAAACTCTAATCCGGCACAGTTCATGCAACATTCCGGGAGGGGTGCAGCTTATGATTCGAGAAGGGGAGATTCAAGGCCAAAGATAACAAAAACTAGACGTGTGTGGAAAACCAATGAAGTTGGAAAGGTGCGTACTATTGAGATCGATAGCACCTCATCGAATGAGGAAATGAAGAAACGGGTTATCATCGGCGAACTGAAGAATATTGGCACGTTAAATCTTCTTACAACCGTTGGGTTGGCAAATGGGTATAAAGGGATTCACATTAAATATATTGGTGGTCTGCATGTGCTCTTGGTTTGTGATAATATTAGTATTGCTGGTAACATTATGAGTGGTTGCAATTCCCATTTTAAAAAGTGCTTTAAAGTATTAAAATTTTGGGATGGCAGCTACTTCAATCCGAGTCGTTTAATTTGGTTGGAAATTAAAGGAGTTCCATTTACATACTGGAATTGCAAAACTTTTAACTCGATTTCCAAATGGTGGGGGATGGTTTTTGAATTTAAAAATTGCAATCTAAATCATGGCAGACAAAATTTAATTTGTGGAAAAGTCCTTGTGCACACGTTCAATGATGAACACGTTAATGATGTCGTAAAACTGGTGGCTGGAGATTGGTGCAAACATGTTAGTGTTCTTGAAAGTGATGAGAAAATTGAACTTGACTTGGAGAATATTTCATCATCAGATTGGGGGTCCTATAATGACGACGATGTGTCCGATACATTCTCCGGTGATGAGGGCTCTGATGAGCTTGAGGATGGTGAAATCCGATCTAGGATTGGTCCGACAGGTGGTGGTGAGCAGGGATGGTCCTCTTTTCCGGTGGAAGATGACGGGTCCTCTTGCATAGGGATTAGGTTTCTTTTTGATAAagcaaataatgatgataatacctcGTCCAATGTGCAAGAAACAACTAGTGCTTCTAATTTGTCCAAGTCCAAGATTTTGGGTCCCAAGGTGTCTGCAGCTGTTGGTGTCTTAGGTAACACAATAGGGTCAGTTAATGATAAGACGGTGGGTATTGATGGGGTGGTTTCACCTTGTAGGCCTGTTGGGACTGTACCACTGGATGGCTTACTTGGGCCTAATGTTGTTGTTGATAACACTGACCCGGTTACTTTtataacgaccctgaattttccaacgtatatttattaatattttttattaatgcttgtgttttaataaacgtgttcttatacgtgttacttgttaccgtatttaacttttcatggtccgacttgtctttgtgacacacgtacttttcacgaataatattttcaaatattatttacattcatgatcaattaatattgatcatttttagttaactaatgtaactagttaattatttgggctttgcttatttaattgttacatacttgagtttgggcctttattaatgtacatggactttgaagcccaccctacacacttaatggactagttgtgagCCCATTTTATTACTAGTAATTTATTAATGTTAACcttagattaattaagttaataatgagaagacttgtcacaagcatgcttgcaccaagctcccatgcatTTAACTTTAATATCATTTTAAGCTCACTCCATTCTCCAACACTTGAAAGCACCATTTGATTCCCCTTTTTCTGTTGCAAACCATCGGCCAAGAAGGGCTGGGGGGAgttcaaatttttatttttatttttgtattacttattcactagtattcttcattccacacacacacacacttcacTTTACATTTCTCTTTCTctcacattttctctcaaactttgtaagtaacaagctttactttcctttctttttTCATGAAaccaaaatcttcatcatcatttacttgttctttgtttgttgtttacttacttgttacttgtttatgttaaagatcaagttttctaacttgtatcttcatgtaatcttggttactttcatcttttgtttgtaaagaaccaagaaaaagaatctaaactttctagtttatggttctacacttaaatgttttaaagatttaaagttcataagtttcattatcatacttatgttcatgtttgtaaacttaaggtttactttcttaaggatcaagccttggcttgaatctttctaagtatgaacaaccatgaatttattacttgtagatttagtttatctcttcattttatgtactttaaagttgtgatgttgttaatttggtcaagtattactagttaatcttgatctcatatttcttgaaattaaaagttaactttataagttcaagaacatggaggtttaactttctagttacaacttcatatacttgtgttggatctaagtttctatagcttatggtcttctaaatttgttgtaaacaagagcttataagcttatatacatgttacaagttgaaagtctaagtttcataacttatggtttcattaaagtgtagatccaaattttgtaacttaggatctaacttaagaacactagatctagactttctagttgaggatctttaagatctagctaagatctaagttctacaacttatgatcttgattatttagtttactttcaagtttgtagcttaatattactagtagaactcatgtatgtgtcggatctaagatcttgatgtaactttggttcatcaaactacatacaactcttaagtgagttgtgctacatatcttagacttacactagtgttatgatggtcaaaccttggttattatgatgcaaacccatcaacgagttgtacacttgaagctatacgcatcaaggatgagaaccgtaatgagcatcaagcaccaagaacccaccggaacacttttacttactgtttctggaacttatcagactacctgggctactggaaagtttattttcagttagttcggttcgattagatgatttttcatttagacctcatcttaatccgagttacggtttaggatctatggcctcccgaaagtcactacaccctattaacgttgtgctgaaatttctgacctactcgcacttaaactgtcaccacggttaaacgaagacgattttggttctggaaattggtcagcctctagggtacTCATATatggaaccatggccactggtctcaccccatttcagtttgtatagatgtCGTGGCGACTGAATgaaatcagcctttatttcaaaccctagtcttgacttaaaacttactttacactttttgtttaatgatgaatgatggtggtacttaagacctaatttacatatttttaaaccttttggaatgatttactgacttagtaacttttgacttaggttgaggaccttccggaccaaactacttgcttactattcccgcgtatcgacttttactactttccactgtgagttatagcatccctttttactttaactattttgggaactgagaatacatgcgcattttacgtatttacatactaggcacgagtacttaaactttatatatgtgtgggttatacaacggcataaactttcccctttgctcggtaacgtttagtcattggtctttgaactggtgaatgcgaatcttagatatggatccatagggtttgacatccccactcgggctagtagcgctagcatttaacgggtgtttaatacttcgtaaacttacgcactcgctaaatgtacttttagggggtgttatttacgttaagttagttaccaagtgcccacggttaaacatatacttttcatactgttttgaaacgctgtttgaagcactgaaatctcgtggcctaccttacattattgttatacttaaactatagctcaccaacctttgtgttgacgtttttaagcatgtttttctcaggtgcttaaggtttgcttgcttccgctgtagttgtcatgttttttagactcccgctgcgcttattagagatatcaccgcatgaaacgtttaatttgcattcaaactatattagttttgaaacgatgtatttgtaacgacctatgggtcacgtactattattgtttgctattcgtagaagcatacttttggttgttaaatacttgacgttggttaagacgtcacctttattcatgaatgcaaacttattttgaaacagcatatagtatttgaccttgtaatgatcatgttattgatgattcgtacacgatggttttgtatggggcatcacaactTTCGTGAATGTTGACAATTGTAACGGGCCTTTGTCCCATGATAATATTGTTGGGCCGGTGGATCCAAGAGATAATGTTACCATAAAAGACTTGGGCCATACAGATTGTTCTTCTGATGATGACGGGTGCGATTGCCCAATTCGTGGACCCCCAACTGGGCAGCTACCTGATGTTAAAACTCAAGTTATTAATCCGGTGGTGCTTCCTGGTGCTGGCCGATCAGAAAATAGTGATTCGGGGAGGGATTACATCGTTGGGCACGATGTTCCTATGCAATCAAATTCACGCGACAAGGCTACTGATACGGGAGTTACTGGTAAGAAAAAGGCTTCGATTACAGTGAGGAAAGAAGGTTCGTATGCTTCGGATTCTTCAAATTGTTGTTGGAATTCTTTGGGCAATTGGAAAGCTTCTTCCAAAATTCTCCACGCAAAAAAAGCTAACAGGAAAGGCAAAGGTGATTCGGAATTTGCGGGTATTAATTGTGTGACGTGTGGTAGTAAAAGATCAAAAGCAAAATCTAATAGGGCAGTGTCTCAGGCCAAATCCAATTCGAAAAGTAAGTCTTCTTCTTCAAGAAACAGCAAAAAGAATGAGGTCAATCAATTGATTTCTGAAAGTAGTATTGGAGTGGAGGATTTCGGTGTTAATCTTGGCCTAAAATGGACCAAGAATGGTTTGTAAGTGCTCACTTTTTTTTTATTCGTATCTTTTTTGCTTAATGAAGATTATATCTTTGAACATTAGAGGTTTCGGGTCCGGGAAAGATAGTAAATTCGGGGATGTTAAACACCTCTGCTTTAGTGAAAGGCCTTCGATTCTAGCATTGCAAGAAACTAAATGTCATACCTTGCCCGATAATTGGTTTTTTGGGCTCTGGGTTCCAATGATTGTGGCTTCTTACAAAAAGAAATGGTGGGAAAATCGGGGGGTCAACTTCTAACTTGGGATAAAAATGTATTTGAGGCCACTAGTGAATTAGTAAGTGATTTTTTCATTGCTATTCGGGGGAAATGGTTACACTCTGGAAACGATTCGATTATTGTCAATGTTTACGGCCCTCTTGATGATCTCAACAAATGTAAGTTTTGGGATTCTCTAGATAAGATTTTAACTATTGATGATGTGTCGTGGGTTATTTGCGGGGACTTTAATGAGGTTCGGGATAAATCGGAAAGATTTAATTGCGAATTCTTTGACATAAGGGCTAAGAGGTTTAATGGGTTCATAGATAGAAATAGCTTGGTTGATTTGCCTCTGGGGGGGTAGAAAATTCACTAGGGTTAGTGACGATGGGTTAAAAATGAGCAAGCTATATAGGTTCTTGGTTTGGGTGACTTCCTTAACTACTGGGCTGACTGGAAAGTGGTGGCACTTGATAGGAGTGTTTCGGATCATTGTCCCATTATGATGTCTGATGGTGATATTGACTTCGGGCCCAAACCGTTTAAGGTATTTGACGAGTGGTTTTTAGTGGATGGTATTGAAAAGTTTATTGCCGAGTCTTGGTCCGATCCTCTGACAGGTACTCGAAAAGATTGTGTGTTTAGAAATAAGTTAAAAAGAGTAAAATAGGATCTCAGAACATGGAGCAGAACTCGCTTTGGTAATCTTGACTGTGATCTTGAGAAGGTTAAAAAGGTTGCATTGGATCTTGAACTCAAAGCTGAATCGGGGTCTTTAAATGTTGACGAGAGAGTAAAGTGGCTTGAATCTAGAAAGTCTTGGTTGGAAAAAGAAAAAACGAAAACAGGTATGTTGAAACAAAAAGCTAGAGTAAGGTGGATGACCGATGGGGACGAGAATTTGAAATACTTCCAcaattccttaaagagaaagttcAATAAAAACAATATTCGTGGGGTTAATGTTAACGGGGCTTGGTGTTAAAATTCGGATACCATCAAAGATGTGGCGTACAATCATTTCAAGAATATCTTTGAGGAGCACGACCATAATAGGTCGAGCCTTTCGGGGCTGTTATGTAAATCTATATCCTCGGCCGAAAACGAGATCCTAGAAGCCCCCTTTACGGAAGATGAAATTTGGGAGTCGATCAAATGTTGTGGTAGTTCGAAAGCCCCCGGGCCGGACGGTTTTAATTTGGGCTTCTTTAAAAAGTTTTGGCCAATTATCAAGGAGGACTTAGTTAACGCGATTAATTGGTTTTAGACGTTCGGGGAGTTATCGAAAGGTTGTAATGCGTCCTTTGTTTTGCTTATTCCAAAGAAATCGGACCCGTTATCCTTTAGCGATTATCGTCTGATTAGTCTCATTGGTAGCTACTATAAAATAGTTGCAAAGATGTTGTCGTTTAGAATCCGTAAGGTGGTCCCTCATCTTGTCAGTTCGGAGCAAAGTGCGTTTTTGAGTGGAAGATACATTCTTGATGGTGTTTTGGTCGCAAATGAAGTAGTTGATGATCTCAAACGCAACAAAAAGCACGGTTTGATTTTCAAAGTCGATTTCGAGAAAGCCTTTGATTCGCTAAGTTGGAATTATCTACTTGAAGTAATGCATTGCATGGGGTTTGGTAGTAAATGGTGTAAGTGGATCTTTTCGTGTTTAAGTTCAGCGTCCATTTCTATTCTTATTAATGGTTCTCCGACTAAGGAATTTTGTCTTAAAAGGGGGGTTAGGCAAGGCGATCCCCTCTCGCCTTTTCTTTTTATCATTGCGGCGGAAGGGCTCAATATTTTAACGAAGGTGGCGGTGGAGAAAGGTATGTATAAAGGTGTGGAGATTGGCAAAGATAAAACGATTATTTCCCATTTGCAATACGCGGACGATACCATCTTTTTCGGGGAATGGAGTCGGTGTAACGCTAGAAATTTAATGTATTTATTAGAGTGTTTCGAAAGGGCTTCGGGTTTGAAGGTTAATTACAACAAAAGCCAACTCTTTGGAATCGGCATTAGTAAACTTGATGTTGAAACGCTTGCGTCTTGGTGCTCGTGTCTTGCCGGTAACTTGCCTTTCATGTATTTGGGCATGCCTGTGGGTAATAAGATGAGGAAATTGAATGATTGGTCCCCAGTTATCGAGAAATTCAACAAACGGTTAGCGGATGTCTTTTAACTAATGTAAAATAGGTTCTCTCTAGTCTCCCTCTCTActacttctcgctctttcgtgcccctCCTTGTGTGCTAAACTCTCTTGAGCGTGTGAGACAGAATTTCTTTGGGGTGGGTCGGGTTGCAATAAAAAATgtcatgggttaaatgggaaaaaatccttcttcctcacgaagaaggaGGCTTAAATATCATGTCTTTAAAATCCAAAAATTTAGCTCTTCTTTGTAAGtgatggtggaggtttaaaaccgaaaccaacaaATTGTGGGTTACCGTTATCCGTAGTATTTATGGCACTTACGGAGGTCTTGTGCTTGGCAACGGGCTTGCCCGGAAACTAAACGTAGCCTTTGGAATATTATTTGTGATGCAGGAAAACAAGTGGATCATTTAGGGGTTCCTTTCTCGAACTCCTTCATTCGCAAGATTGGGGACGGAAAAGATACTTCTTTTTGGGATGACGTTTGGATGGGTAATGCTAGGCTCAAAGATAAGTTCAAAAGGCTGTATCGACTTGAAGTAAACAAAGAAATTAACATCTGTAATAAGCTTGATGAATTCGACATCAATGGGCATGGTGAGTGGGCCTATCAACCGTTGGGCCGAACAAGAGGTGAACTATCCACGTTGTCTGATCTGGCCCGTAACAGCTTGCTGGTCGAAGGCAGAAAAGATGAGTGGAGGTGGTCGCTGGATTCGAATGGGATTTTCAGTGTTAAGGCGTGTTCGGTTTTACTAGATAACATTTTGTTAACGCGTGATTCTACCCCTTCGGAGTCTTTACGTAATGGTTTGATCCCGAAAAAAGTTGAGGTTTTTATTTGGCGTGCAAGATTAAGTCGTATACCGGTAAGGTTCGAATTGGATAAACGGGGTATTGATCTTCATAGTGTTAGATGCCCGATTTGTGATGGAGGTATTGAGACGGCGGAACACATTCTATTCTCGTGTCAAGTTGCAATGGAGGTTTGGTCAAAAGTTTTAAGTTGGTGGGGATATAGTTCGACTTTATTCGTattcgaagatattttcaagggcacaTTTGGGAACTTAGCTCACGACAATAAGAGAGTAATTTGGTAAGCGGTTGGTTGGGTTGTATGTTTCATTCTTTGGAAAAATAGAAATGCAAAAGTTTTCAAGAACAAATTCGAGACTGTTCCATCTTTACTAAATGAGATTCAAATATTATCCTTCGAATGGATCTCGCGGCGGTTTAAAGGTCACAAGTTGGATTGGCTTCAATGGTTTTCTTGCCCCTTAGCATGTTAATTGCAACCTTTGCAATTTCTATTTTAGGGCCTTTTGTAGTTTAAATCTTCTTAGTGTAATTTAATTCCTTTTCGTGTTTCTTTGTTGTAATTCGGTTTTCCTTTGGTTGCTTTGGTCATCCGTGTATCTTTTCGTGGTGATATATAAgtccttcttgcttttcaaaaaaaaaaaaagacaagcgGTAGCAGCAAGAAAACAAGTTGTTGACTCAAAGCAGAAAGCAGCTTCAAAAAACACATAAAATAGTAGTGTTGGAACCAAATATTTTGGCAAGTCATTGGGTATTCGTTGGAACAAGGGACGATAATTGTCTCTTACTGACATCGATTTAAAATGTTTCTCAATGAATGTTATTTTACTAAATGTTCGAGGTGTGGGGAAAAACGATAATTTCGATTGGCTTAAAAGACTACGACGTAAAAATCCCCCGCTTCTTTAGCTCCCCAGGAAATTAAATGCGTGAAAGTCAAGACGGTTGGGTTGAAGCAATATGGGGATCACCAGATTTCAAATACATCCAGAAATATTTAAATGGAAACTCGGGAGGTATGATCCTTATTTGGGACTCTAATTCATTTATCGTAAACGAGGCTATCAAAGGTGAATTTTATATAGTTGTCAAGAGTTATTGGGGTGGGTATAACACGAAAATTGCCATTGTCAATGTTTATGGTCCACACGCCAATGAAAAGAAAGTGAGATTTTAGAATAGTCTTTTCAATTACAAAAATATGCCAGCGTTACTTTGTGGTGACTTTAACgaagttagatattgccatgaaaAATTTAATTGCGTCTTCAATAAATATTGGGCCATTAACTTCAACAATTTTATAAACACATCATGTTGATTCGATATACCAATCGGAGAAAAAAAAATTCACCAGAATTAGTGATGACAGTCTTAAACTTAGCAAAATTGATCGTTTTTATGGGCCTAAGTTTGGCCGAATTTTGCGGCAAAAACATTAAATAGGTGGACTTCCAATCATTGTCCAATTATACTCGAGGAATTCCTCTCGAATTTTGGACCCAAACCTACCAAATTTTTTTATTTATGGTTTGAGCTAAAATATGCAGATAATATAATCGAAACTGCTTGGTACACTCCCACACCTATTAATAGACAAGAATGTGTCCTACGCAATAAACATAATAGAGTCAAGATCGAATTAAAAGTAACCGCAAGATTCTCAATGGGCTCGAAGGAGAAATCCAAGATTTGTGTACTGTTACTTCACAATGGGAAGT
This genomic stretch from Rutidosis leptorrhynchoides isolate AG116_Rl617_1_P2 chromosome 11, CSIRO_AGI_Rlap_v1, whole genome shotgun sequence harbors:
- the LOC139875386 gene encoding uncharacterized protein — translated: MVGKSGGQLLTWDKNVFEATSELVSDFFIAIRGKWLHSGNDSIIVNVYGPLDDLNKCKFWDSLDKILTIDDVSWVICGDFNEVRDKSERFNCEFFDIRAKRFNGFIDRNSLVDLPLGGSVSDHCPIMMSDGDIDFGPKPFKVFDEWFLVDGIEKFIAESWSDPLTGTRKDCVFRNKLKRVKKVALDLELKAESGSLNVDERVKWLESRKSWLEKEKTKTGMLKQKARTFGELSKGCNASFVLLIPKKSDPLSFSDYRLISLIGSYYKIVAKMLSFRIRKVVPHLVSSEQSAFLSGRYILDGVLVANEVVDDLKRNKKHGLIFKVDFEKAFDSLSWNYLLEVMHCMGFGSKWCKWIFSCLSSASISILINGSPTKEFCLKRGVRQGDPLSPFLFIIAAEGLNILTKVAVEKGMYKGVEIGKDKTIISHLQYADDTIFFGEWSRCNARNLMYLLECFERASGLKVNYNKSQLFGIGISKLDVETLASWCSCLAGNLPFMYLGMPVGNKMRKLNDWSPVIEKFNKRSCAWQRACPETKRSLWNIICDAGKQVDHLGVPFSNSFIRKIGDGKDTSFWDDVWMGNARLKDKFKRLYRLEVNKEINICNKLDEFDINGHGEWAYQPLGRTRGELSTLSDLARNSLLVEGRKDEWRWSLDSNGIFSVKACSVLLDNILLTRDSTPSESLRNGLIPKKVEVFIWRARLSRIPVRFELDKRGIDLHSVRCPICDGGIETAEHILFSCQVAMEVWSKVLSWWGYSSTLFVFEDIFKGTFGNLAHDNKRVIW